GGGCTAGGCTTGACAGCTCCTTTTCGAACTGCTTTTCGAAGTTGCCGCACGAATGACTCATGAAGTCGGTGTAGATAGCGACAGTGACCACGTCGTCGCCTTCAGCTGCCGGTCCGCCGGGTACAAGGTCCGTGCCCAGTAAGATGCCGCCATACTCCAACGCCCCCAAAGGTGTAACGGGCAGGCCGGCCAGCCTGCTGTCCTGGCTGACCATATTTGAAGGGCTGCCCCAGGTGACAATGGCAGCGAACACTGCTACAGCCAGCACCGCCGCCACCAGGGGGGCAGCGACCACTGTCTTGCGCCGGCGCAGAGGCGGTTGGGGGCTGCGCTTCGCGGGCGATGCGCCAAATGTGTCCAGGTCGTCTGGTTCCTTGTCTTCGCAAGATAGTGTTTCTCCGGTGTCTTCATCAGGCGGGTCGGTTGCATGGTGACGGCCGGGCTGGATGATAGTTTGGGCCAACTCGGTATTGCCGACGTCGATTAGCTCGGCAGGTTCGGCTTGATCGGTGGGGCCGATTCGCAGGTCGGGGTCGGTCAGCCGGGGGCGCGCGGGCGCGCAACTGTCGCGTCATCGTCATTGTGAGCTGGCGACACCGGATCGATTTCGTCTTGGATAACCATCTGGGCGATATCTATGGCGAGCCCAGCCTGGACCTGCTGTCATGCCCTGCCAAAGGCGAGAGCAGTGGCGTAACGACGCTCAGGGTCTTTGGCCATCGCCACGGCTAAGACTCGTTCCAGGCTGTCAGGGCAATCGGCCCGACCTATTGGAGGCAACTGGTCCTGTTCGATCCGTCCATTTGAGCTGTGGGTGTGTTGTCCCCGCCGGGAACCTCAAGCGGCGCCCGCCCAGTAAGCAACGAGTAGATAGTTGCGGCCAGGCCCCAGACATCACTTTGCGGACCGGCCCACGGTGGCGCAGCAAATGCCTCGGGCGCTGACCAGGGCACCGACACGCCCTCCACCCCGTCAGCGGCTTGTTGGACCGGCGCGTCGATACCGAAATCTGCCAGTGCTGTATTGCCATACTGGGTCACAAGGATGTTGGCTGGTTTGATGTCCCG
The genomic region above belongs to Micrococcales bacterium and contains:
- a CDS encoding DsbA family protein, which gives rise to MAQTIIQPGRHHATDPPDEDTGETLSCEDKEPDDLDTFGASPAKRSPQPPLRRRKTVVAAPLVAAVLAVAVFAAIVTWGSPSNMVSQDSRLAGLPVTPLGALEYGGILLGTDLVPGGPAAEGDDVVTVAIYTDFMSHSCGNFEKQFEKELSSLAQDGQIQLEYHIVALGDGSHNADRFSTRAAMAAAAVAKHDPANFLPFVMAMFDAQPTEGQDTRSDGQIATTAKNAGVSQAALDKLADPVFETWVTYTSELFMWGVQPAVPAIFMGLTSGNKRQEFMSYGWVGFELAVEKTRAGEPLVW
- a CDS encoding protein kinase, which encodes MAELSAHPHVVTVFGSGLTDYGRPYLAMEHCPRSSLNSGSRTIRRSVSEVLQIGVEIAGAAETAHRAGVLHRDIKPANILVTQYGNTALADFGIDAPVQQAADGVEGVSVPWSAPEAFAAPPWAGPQSDVWGLAATIYSLLTGRAPLEVPGGDNTPTAQMDGSNRTSCLQ